A single region of the Sulfitobacter geojensis genome encodes:
- a CDS encoding ImuA family protein — MITDSSYGQILPFPQPVTFGRPALTDVLCAKTGDAGAISIVLAELGQSDQPIVWVQDYPARRENGQLYAAGLRSFQVTQPILRITVSHPRDVLWAMEEAATCAGLSAVIGEVHGAPNVLNFTATKRLAMRAEVSGIPLYLIRSGDPGVLSAARARWRVASLPSQPNPHDPNAPGKAQWDLDLFRARGREPGRWVAQYDTQATRVTDRLGLVPRSDLRALETGDQRVSDRAGQ, encoded by the coding sequence ATGATCACCGATTCCTCATATGGGCAGATTCTGCCATTCCCGCAGCCGGTCACCTTCGGGCGGCCTGCGCTGACCGATGTGCTGTGCGCAAAAACCGGCGATGCGGGGGCAATCAGCATTGTATTGGCAGAACTGGGTCAATCCGATCAGCCCATTGTCTGGGTGCAGGATTATCCGGCACGCCGCGAGAACGGTCAGCTTTATGCGGCTGGCCTGCGTTCGTTTCAGGTCACGCAGCCGATTTTGCGCATTACGGTCAGCCATCCGCGCGATGTTCTATGGGCGATGGAAGAAGCGGCGACTTGCGCGGGTTTGTCCGCCGTGATTGGCGAAGTTCATGGTGCGCCAAATGTGCTGAACTTCACAGCCACCAAACGATTGGCCATGCGGGCCGAGGTGTCGGGCATTCCCTTGTATCTGATCCGCAGTGGCGACCCCGGTGTGCTGAGTGCGGCCCGCGCACGATGGCGCGTAGCATCCTTGCCGTCCCAGCCAAATCCACACGACCCCAATGCCCCCGGAAAGGCGCAGTGGGATCTGGATTTGTTCCGCGCAAGGGGGCGCGAACCGGGCCGTTGGGTGGCGCAATATGACACGCAAGCCACAAGAGTCACAGATCGTCTCGGTCTGGTTCCCCGATCTGACCTTCGAGCGTTGGAAACGGGTGATCAGCGCGTATCGGACCGCGCCGGGCAGTGA